Proteins co-encoded in one Rhopalosiphum maidis isolate BTI-1 chromosome 2, ASM367621v3, whole genome shotgun sequence genomic window:
- the LOC113550864 gene encoding uncharacterized protein LOC113550864, producing MTRDPSGQRFLTCAAAAALLLIASWSSMATTAGRYVSNLNGNCMRCLCYASTLCNVTVGCSRGYCGPYYLYRDYWKEAGQLVLPDDDPDRDQAFVDCASNVECAQKVVENYMVKWGKDCNKDGVTDCDDYARIHFNGREDCSAIENTNFGRRYETCRPVSSRGKFN from the exons ATGACGCGTGACCCGTCCGGACAGCGTTTCCTGACGTGCGCCGCCGCAGCTGCACTGCTGCTGATCGCGTCATGGTCATCCATGGCCACGACAGCCG GCAGGTATGTGTCTAACCTTAACGGAAACTGCATGCGGTGCTTGTGTTATGCGTCCACACTGTGCAACGTGACTGTCGGATGCTCGCGCGGTTACTGCGGTCCGTATTACTTGTACCGTGATTACTGGAAGGAAGCTGGCCAGTTGGTGTTGCCCGATGACGATCCGGACCGAGACCAGGCGTTCGTGGACTGTGCTTCGAACGTGGAATGCGCGCAAAAGGTCGTCGAGAACTACATGGTCAAGTGGGGAAAG GACTGCAACAAAGACGGCGTGACGGATTGCGATGATTACGCGAGGATTCACTTCAATGGCCGAGAAGACTGTTCGGCCATCGAAAACACCAATTTCGGGAGGCGGTATGAAACGTGCCGACCGGTCAGCAGCAGAG GAAAGTTTAACTGA